From the Pseudorasbora parva isolate DD20220531a chromosome 2, ASM2467924v1, whole genome shotgun sequence genome, the window TAAACAACGGCCTGTATGGAAATGTACTGGGAGGGGAGGATGCTGCCAACAGTATAAGAGATTGTGACTTCTGTTATGACTTCGGTGTACGCTTGGTGTGGCCTTGTGGCTGCATCAACCGTGCCTCTTTCTTGCAAGaaacttttttattaaataaacctttCTAATTATAATTGGCTaatgtttgtctcttattcagtgAAGCGATGGAGTTAATTATTTTGCCATTACAGTAAGGAACATATCAAATAATTTATATGCGAAAGGAAGCATGAtgcaatatatttaaaatgtttacttttattaatttCAAATAGCATTGATCTTGTATTACAGCTGTCTGTCCGATAGGTGTCAGTATATTCCAACTATGCTGGAATGCCAAAAATAACACATGGTAGAAGAAGAGCGTCGCCTGGATACTGCATGAAGCTTAAGGATGCTCATCAGATTAGaaggttatcatcattttaagATCATTTTAAACAGGTTAAAGTGATCGTTTTTGTAAATTTCCTGACACTTAAATTGATATTAATCTTCTCTCattttttattctgtttaaGTTTTAAGATTCGATCAGGACATGAAGTTTTgggtttgttttgtttcagtAGATTGGCTTCttgtttttctgtttcttcTGTATATTCAGTTGTGTTATAGATATATCACTGAACTCGTTGACGCCTTGTGCATCTGTCTGTTTTACAAATGTGCTACTGTTTAAAGATAAATGCTGTCAAGTTTGCTTGTTCATTGGAAATATGATTTATCATTTGTGTCTTTCCGTATATATTGCTCTATGTTGCTGTGAGGTGCTTGATGATTTTACTTAGATGAATATTCTTCGAATATTCTTAGTGTCACCGGTGTTTTTGTTGTGTCGCGTGCAGATGCTCGaggagtgtgtgtctgtgctcGGAGCGCTGGAGTGTGTCGTCCGGCGCTGTCTCGGTCCAGACGGTGGAAGTGTGCTGTTGACTCGAAACACTGGAGAAACACTCATCACCAGGCATGGACAACGAGTTCTCTGCGCCCTACAGCTGGAGCACCCGGTGGCCAGGTAAACTCtcttttaaaagtaaaacaattaaaatgtattgctTAAAACTGAGTGGAGTATGATTTTGTTTGATGGGTCATATTGCAATCTAACCGTTATGAGCAATAAcgttacaggtttttttttttacatgccttttttattttctattttaatgtatttttaaatgtaaagcattcctgtgatggcaaagctgaattttcaccatcattactccagtcttcagtctcatgacccttcagaaatcattctaatatgatgctttgctgctcaagaaacatttattattattatcaatgctgaaaacagttttgctgctaAATTTGtgaaaaccatgatacatttttttcccaggattatttgatgaatagaaggtACAAAAGAACAGATTTAGATGGATTAATTAAATAGATTaacaataaaagtatttaaaaatctatctatctatctatctatctatctatctatctatctatctatctatcgttctatctatcattctatctatcgttctgtctgtctgtctgtcttcttGAGATAAATAGAATTAGATAAATTAgaagtaataaaatattattaaatgtagGGTTTTAGGGCAAATGAAAAGTGTCATGTGAAGGCCAATTATGGTAAACCATACACCATACGTaatttgtcctctgcatttaaTCCATCCAAATTAGTGCACTGCATACACATTAGGACTAGTGAGTAGTAAACACACACATTGCAAACCATGGACACACACAAGGGGACCTCAGTGTCATTTCCTGCTGGCGTTGAGAATCGAAACTGAAACCTTCAGGTTCTGACTCTCTAACCATTAGGCCTCTAAATCAACCTAGAGAGAAACGAACAATTCTGAcggtttatttttattatgaattatattatgACGATGATGTAGAtttatttagtatatttttGTTGTCATTGTTCTTTAGGATGGTGTTGGACTGCATGTGTGCACATGCTAAAGCTACTGGAGACGGCACAAAGTCATTTATTCTCCTGCTGGCCGCACTTTTACGAGGAATTCAGAACTCTGCTCATATGCACCGCAAAGGATCTTGGACTGGGCCTGGCCTTCAAAATCTTGCTAATCGCCTTCTTGCTGTCAGCCGGAAAGAGTTGGATGATGCCATAATACACAAAATTACCCCATATGTGTCATTATACTGTAGTCACCATAGTTACAAACTGGAGGGTTGCATCCTTGATTTGTTGATTGGCGGGTATATTTCTGGAAGAGTGGCGATTGGCCAGGCTGATATACTGAAACGAGTCCTGTGTGAGTTCTACCACAAAGTGTGTCAAGATCAAGACATAATTGAAACAATCTCATTCGCACTTCTCTTTACTGCATACGCCAGTGACAGGACTTCCTGTTGGCGCCTCAGAGGTGATCGAAGGCCTGGTTGTGACTCGTGATTGGTCGGTGTGGACTGAACTGCAAGGACCAGTAAAAGCACTCATTTTATATGAGAGTTTTGGGCCTTCTTTTGTTGACAACATATCCGTATCCATTCAACAAGACTGGCTGCACCGtacagagagcatcatgaagcaAAAGTTAGTGATTTTATTAGACTTACAGGTGCATGTTCTGCTCTCATCCGTGAAGCAGCCGGAAAGTGTGGTGCAGTGGGCTCGACTGAATCACATCGCTCTACTTGAGTTTGTCGACTCTGCCCAGCTGGACTTCCTTTCCAACATTAGTGCAGCAGAAACACTCTCTCATCCACCTCTTCAACACCTCGTGAAGCTAAAGTACTGTAGACGTGTGCTACTTGGTGGGCATCGCTATGCCTGTCTGGGAACCttttcacatacacacacacttgttctTTGTGCACCAGCACCAGGATTGCTTGaccagactgtgtgtgtgagccaagGTGTGTTTGCAATGCTGCAGCATCTGTCTCGGATGCATGAcagctttaataaacagtttcaAAGCTCTGTTCTGGCTGCCGACCAATCAAAGAGTCCTTCTTTGGACCAATCACAAAGCACGCTTTCAACTCAAGACCTGTGGGGTGGAATTATGCGCGCAGGTGGAGTGCTTCCTGTTGGTGGCATGTTTGAGTTCTTGCTACACGATTTCCTCCTGAACGAACGTAACTGTGGTGACCCAGAGTGCTGTAGACTGCTGGCAGAGGCTTTGTTGTGTGTGCCTAGAGCTTTATACTCTCACAATGAAAGATGCTTCTTGAATATCCAGACATCTTTCTTAAGCGATCTTAAGCAATCGGACCGGGCCAAACTGCAAGGGTCAGAACTGCCGGACTTAAAGTTTGGGCTCGGATTTAGTGAGCCACCGTGTCTAGAGTCGGTCAGTGGTAAACAGCAGCTTGTTGTTTCTGTGTTGCAGTGTTTGCACAGACTCTTAAGCGTAGGGGCTATTTTACACACTCGCTCTCCATTACGCACCGGCGCACAAACACACTCTGAGGAtgatgaggaagaggaggaagcaACCCTGAGCTCTCAAAAGCCACTCAAAGAACAGTTGCATAAGCCGTACTGAACATCCAGGCCTATAATATGTGTAAATTCTATACACTGCTGTTTAAACGTAGTGGCCCCAAAAAAGTAATGGACACTTAAGTCATTCTTGCATTACATGCATAACTAAAACCAAGTGGCATCTGCTAACAAACACTGACTTTACATCACCTGgtcatttttaataatgtctgatATATCCTTGTAGAATAAAACCATCGGTAGTTCacattaatttcatttaaaTCCTTCTGTTTTTTCCtcttaattttcttttaaacaaaTGCCACTTGATTTAGTGTTTTGTTATATAATGCAAAAACATTCAGACATTCTCAAGTGTTTCTTAAATGTCCTATATATTAAttgatttatataaaatattcttTTGAACACAcaatttttatgtttaaatagaatatttatagaaatGTGTTTGTTGAAAGTAAATATTCCATAGTAAatagtattaaaaaaaagaattatttGTAAAACAGTTCTGTCTatattaaacactgaaatacaaaattgtttaaattttattttttttaagtttaaaatcattgttgGCTGATTTTGGAGGGGGAAAAGTTTTTTAAATTGTCAATAAAACTAgtactattcaaaagtttgtgagattattttgaaattaaattaattcttttatttagcaagaacacattaaattgataaaaaatgtaTCGTGGTGtcctgaaaaatattaagcagtgcGACTGATAATTAGAAGAAATATTGATCGCCAAATCGTAAGGATCaggtgactgaagactggagtaattatgttgtaaattcagctttgccattcgAGGAATACATGTACGGTGCAATGCTTTTTCAATATACCTTTCATGCACTGTGCAATATAGCTGTCTGTGAATGTAAAATGTCTGCAAAGTTCAGATCAAAAGTGATCGACAGATGAAGAGATTGTCTCCTAAAAGAAAGAATCTATTTTAACTGCTGAAACATCTACTTTGACCTGGCCTCAAACGTTGTAGTTAGTAACTGAGGCGCGGAAGAGTTTGACTCGTGTTGTTGATAAGAAGCTGTTTTCTGTGCTGCAAAAGCAAATCCACTTTGCATAAACACTTGAGAAACGATAAGGACTTGCTCTCAAATTGATACGGAAAAACCAACACTATTGTTATTGTTCACATCACTGTGTGTATCACGTGCTGAGGAAGCCTCTGGAGTGTTAATTTACAGACACACTGTGTAAAAGGTTGACCATTCACAGCAGACTGGGCCGTCTGACAAATCAGAGTAATGTAGGCTTGAAAGGGGGGTGTCGAATCCTTGATCAAACCAGTTCAGACATATACAgacttgttcaaaataatagcagtacaatgtgactaaccagaataatcaaggtttttagtatattttttattgctacgtggcaaacaagttaccagtaggttcagtagattctcagaaaacaaacaagacccagcattcatgatatgcacgctcttaaggctgtgcaattgggcaattagttgaaaggggtgtgttcaaaaaaatagcagtgtggcattcaatcactgaggtcatcaattttgtgaagaaacaggtgtgaatcaggtggcccctatttaaggatgaagccaacacttgttgaacatgcatttgaaagctgaggaaaatgggtcgttcaagacattgttcagaagaacagcgtactttgattaaaaagttgattagagaggggaaaacctataaagaggtgcaaaaaaatgataggctgttcagctaaaatgatctccaatgccttaaaatggagagcaaaaccagagagacgtggaagaaaacggaagacaaccatcaaaatggatagaagaataaccagaatggcaaaggctcagccaatgatcacctccaggatgatcaaagacagtctggagttacctgtaagtactgtgacagttagaagacgtctgtgtgaagctaatctattttcaagaatcccccgcaaagtccctctgttaaaaaaaaggcatgtgcagaagaggttacaatttgccaaagaacacatcaactggcctaaagagaaatggaggaacattttgtggacggATGTGagtaaaattgttatttttgggtccaagggccacaggcagtttgtgagacgacccccaaactctgaattcaagccacagtacacagtgaagacagtgaagcatggaggtgcaagcatcatgatatgggcatgtttctcctactatggtgttgggcctatttatcgcataccagggatcatggatcagtttgcatatgttaaaatacttgaagaggtcatgttgccctatgctgaagaggacatgcccttgaaacggttgtttcaacaagacaatgacccaaaacacactagtaaacgggcaaagtcttggttccaaaccaacaaaattaatgttatggagtggccagcccaatctccagaccttaatccaattgagaacttgtggggtgatatcaaaaatgctgtttctgaagcaaaaccaagaaatgtgaatgaattgtggaatgttgttaaagaatcatggagtggaataacagctgagaggtgccacaagttggttgactccatgccacacagatgtcaagcagttttaaaaaaactgtggtcatacaactaaatattagtttagtgagtcacaggattgctaaatcccagaaaaaaaaaaatgttttgtacaaaatagttttgagtttgtacagtcaaaggtagacactgctatttttttgaacacacccctttcaactaattgcccaattgcacagccttaagagcgtgcatatcatgaatgctgggtctcgtttgttttctgagaatctactgaacctactggtaacttgtttgccacgtagcaataaaaaatatacgaaaaaccttgattattctggttagtcacattgtactgctattattttgaacaagactgtatatatatatatatatatatatatatatatatatatatatatatatatatatatatatatatatatatatatatatatatatattgtcacgGGGTGAAGAATCACTCGACAAGAGGTATGTGAAAATCAAAGCCCCGGAGGGTGGTTTTATTGAGGAAGGTGAGGTGCCTGGTGAAAGTGTGCTGCTCCGGGTTCAGCTGGCCTGTGCTTCCGGTGTGCTCGTCGTGCTCTCCGCTTCTGGGGGAAGTGAAAGTGGGTGCCAAGACGTGCTCCAAAGGGGTTGGGCTGTCGGTCACTCGCTGCTTTCTGtgaagagatgagagagagattaGCACAGCGTTGCATCTGCTTCAAGCGCCCCTTCTCAGTGCAACGTGTGCTCCTTAAGAGCATGCGGGCTGATGGGGAGCAGCTGTGACCGATCAGCCGGTGACGAGGACGTGCAGGTGTTCTCCATTGGttgccagggcgacgctgattcCTCTGGGAGTGCtcgtcacaatatatatatatatacataataattttctaatttttaaaaaaaagtaccaTGAAACAGTAAACACAGATCTaaatacaaaacatttattcaatataaaattacaatacaacagtgtataaaAAAACGTTATGTAATACAAGAGAGTAGCAAAAGCATTTCATATTCATATAAgttttttcaatgacaattgGCATTTAACCCACTGAGAACAGTAATTCAGTCATCTAATTAAAACAGTGCTATGATGAACAATGTTAAAACATCAAATTCAAATACATCAGAAACATTACATCAGCAGATACAAATTAATCACTAATAAAAGTGAACACCaatttaaagggctagttcacccaaaaatgaacattctgccATTAATGACTCCTGTCATTCCAGGTAGGAAATAAGGTAGGTAGGAAAGGTAGGAAATGCATTGTTAAAAtcatccatgtgactccagtggttcaaccttatgtaatgaagcgatgagaatatgctttgtgtgcaaaaacaaacatcACTTCAttacattaaggttgaaccactggagtcaaaTGGATGGTTTTAACAACGCATTTCCTACCTTTAgtgccttgaaagtgttaactgtttggtaccatagtgaatgaactgggcttagtggcctaagctaaatgctatcagatcgtcacagTGCGtcagagattaagtgcacacactcagacgagagaggtatgtgtaCCAACTcgctttagttaagggaataacatagtttaatatgaaaaagcgctgaagtatccctttaattagatagctgtctatggaggggtcagagagctctcggatttcatcagaaatatcttaatttgtgctctgaagatgaacgaaggtctgatgggtttggaacgacatgagggaaaggaaataatgacagaattaaaaaatttaggtgaactaaccctttaaaatgatagttcacctgaaaatgcaaatgtgatgtttgtctgCTGACCCCCCGGGTgtccgagatgtaggtgtgtttgtttcttcagtcgaacacagatgaagatttttaactccaaccattgctcgtataatgcgtgtcaatgggatgttttctatgagagtaagggtgctttcacatctctagttcggttcatttggtccgaaccaagggcaaacaattatacattgttgcattttttctgattttttggttccttttcacaccacactgattgctttggtccgaaccagttgaaacgaaccaaaacgcaggcatgtgacaacatccacatcactcattggccatggcgtatttcctaaactgcttttcgattggtcagaatttacatgtgggaaaattccaacaggagaggcaaagccagcaaactataataacactatggagagacgactacgcgggccagttttgtccctggccataatctactacactgtgtgtatttaccacagtatgcaaacaaaacatttctatagtGAAGCGCAGATGCGAcgtgaaaacaacgttctaatgcactgcagacggcgagcgcgcatcgctcgtcacttcaagaggaggcgtgcattaattattaactcttgacatgcttccatcttccgaaaatattgccaacgatctatcaggtaataatatcatgcacacaatgtcagcgcagctaactacggcagctggttcagtcaaaaaatgatcagtacttttgcagttggttctgttcgaggtcggatcacgttctcacctcaaacaaaccgctccagagttcgtttgaaatcgtaGTGTGCTCTTCAGTCCAAATGCATCACATTTCAAAACAGACTTGTACTTTCCCCATGAAATATGTAATCTCTTGCTCATTTCTTAAGTGCTGTCCaaataacattaaaacattaagacgTACACTTCCCATTAAATGTCAACTCTTAAGATTTTAACAGACTTcccaaacatttttaaacaaaatgattGTGCTGTGCAGTCCAAATAGCATTAAAACGATTTCATCACACATCCACCATATCCAAGaaatgaactattcctttaagactTTAACAGACTTCTCAAACACagataatttaaaacaaaatcattgtGCTGTGTAGTCCAAATAGCATTAAAACAATTTCATCACACATTTCTATTCTATATCAACAACTATTTCTTTGAAACTTTAAagggggcggtgaaatgctgtttcatgcatactgagctttttacactgttaaagacttggattcccatcctaaacatagacaaagtttcaaaaactaatgttggacgtttgatggagtatttctgtatcaaaaatactccttccggtttctcacaagtttcggagagtttttttcgagtatgggtctacttgacgttaaaagatcggaaggtccttgtatgggccgtacgggctcttctcccggtagggtacATGCGCGCATCACtagcgcgagagaggaaatgcacgctgtaaacagtaaactgctctcagctgcagagccagtcgtctgtgaacactaatgtcggttatagtccgcgccgcgctccacttcattcctccactttgacatt encodes:
- the LOC137047477 gene encoding LOW QUALITY PROTEIN: Bardet-Biedl syndrome 10 protein homolog (The sequence of the model RefSeq protein was modified relative to this genomic sequence to represent the inferred CDS: inserted 2 bases in 1 codon); this translates as MLEECVSVLGALECVVRRCLGPDGGSVLLTRNTGETLITRHGQRVLCALQLEHPVARMVLDCMCAHAKATGDGTKSFILLLAALLRGIQNSAHMHRKGSWTGPGLQNLANRLLAVSRKELDDAIIHKITPYVSLYCSHHSYKLEGCILDLLIGGYISGRVAIGQADILKRVLCEFYHKVCQDQDIIETIXHSHFSLLHTPVTGLPVGASEVIEGLVVTRDWSVWTELQGPVKALILYESFGPSFVDNISVSIQQDWLHRTESIMKQKLVILLDLQVHVLLSSVKQPESVVQWARLNHIALLEFVDSAQLDFLSNISAAETLSHPPLQHLVKLKYCRRVLLGGHRYACLGTFSHTHTLVLCAPAPGLLDQTVCVSQGVFAMLQHLSRMHDSFNKQFQSSVLAADQSKSPSLDQSQSTLSTQDLWGGIMRAGGVLPVGGMFEFLLHDFLLNERNCGDPECCRLLAEALLCVPRALYSHNERCFLNIQTSFLSDLKQSDRAKLQGSELPDLKFGLGFSEPPCLESVSGKQQLVVSVLQCLHRLLSVGAILHTRSPLRTGAQTHSEDDEEEEEATLSSQKPLKEQLHKPY